A DNA window from Deinococcus malanensis contains the following coding sequences:
- the panC gene encoding pantoate--beta-alanine ligase has product MAPEELRASLKGLGAVGFVPTMGYLHEGHATLIRRARQDHPDGRVVVSVFVNPMQFGPAEDLSRYPRNLDGDLQVAGQAGADIVFHPDAAQMYPEGFSTRVSVAGVSEPLDGAARPGHFTGVTTVVLKLLNMVRPDRAYFGEKDWQQLAVVRRMVADLNVPVQVVGVPTVRDPSGLALSSRNSYLTEEQKTRATVLSRALRAVQAAYADGERHTQALQQAGMNILTAESEATPDYLSVVNSHLQGTELVTPDPLNRVLVAARMFGVRLIDNLPLDPGPDGTGRNA; this is encoded by the coding sequence ATGGCTCCCGAGGAACTGCGTGCCTCATTAAAGGGCCTGGGAGCAGTTGGCTTTGTGCCGACAATGGGTTACCTGCACGAAGGGCACGCCACCCTGATCCGCCGGGCCCGGCAGGACCATCCGGATGGACGGGTGGTGGTCAGCGTATTCGTAAACCCCATGCAGTTCGGTCCTGCTGAGGATCTCAGTCGCTATCCCCGCAACCTGGACGGCGACCTGCAGGTGGCGGGACAGGCCGGCGCAGACATCGTGTTTCACCCCGACGCCGCTCAGATGTACCCCGAGGGCTTCAGCACCCGCGTCAGCGTCGCGGGCGTCAGCGAGCCGCTGGACGGCGCCGCCCGCCCTGGACACTTCACGGGGGTGACCACCGTGGTCCTCAAGCTGCTGAATATGGTGCGTCCTGACCGGGCGTATTTCGGAGAAAAGGACTGGCAGCAGCTGGCCGTCGTGCGCCGCATGGTGGCGGACCTGAACGTGCCGGTGCAGGTGGTTGGCGTGCCCACGGTCCGGGACCCCTCCGGGCTGGCGCTGAGCAGCCGCAACAGTTACCTTACCGAGGAGCAGAAGACGCGGGCGACCGTGCTTTCACGTGCGCTCAGGGCTGTGCAGGCGGCCTATGCTGACGGCGAGCGCCATACGCAGGCACTGCAGCAGGCGGGCATGAACATTCTGACTGCAGAAAGTGAAGCCACCCCCGATTATCTGAGTGTGGTCAACAGCCACCTTCAGGGAACCGAACTTGTCACGCCCGATCCCCTCAACCGCGTCCTGGTCGCTGCCCGGATGTTCGGTGTGCGCCTGATAGACAACCTGCCGCTGGACCCTGGTCCGGACGGCACCGGGAGGAACGCATGA
- the trpS gene encoding tryptophan--tRNA ligase, with protein MRQRILTGDRPTGPLHIGHYVGSLNNRVALQHTYETFILIADVQAMTDNFEQPQKVRSNVLEVALDYLAVGLDPRECTFVIQSQIPEIAELTVFYLNLVTVSHLRQNPTVKTEIAQKGYGEAVPAGFFVYPVSQAADITAFGAHLVHVGADQLPMIEQTREIVRRFNSLYAPVLVEPQALVGETARLPGLDGASKMGKSSGNAIFLSDPADEVKRKVMGMFTDPHHLRVDDPGRVDGNPVFTYLDAFDPDRARLQDMKDHYSRGGLGDVKVKRHLLDVLEESLAPIRQRRAEFARDPGAVMELVREGTALGREVAAQTMSAARKAMTLDYFTQA; from the coding sequence ATGAGACAGCGCATTCTGACGGGCGACCGTCCCACCGGACCCCTCCACATCGGCCATTACGTCGGATCGCTCAACAACCGTGTGGCCCTGCAGCACACGTACGAGACCTTCATTCTGATCGCGGACGTGCAGGCCATGACCGACAACTTCGAGCAACCACAGAAGGTCCGCAGCAACGTGCTGGAAGTCGCCCTGGATTATCTGGCCGTGGGTCTGGACCCCCGGGAATGCACCTTTGTCATTCAGTCGCAGATTCCTGAAATTGCCGAGCTCACGGTGTTTTACCTGAACCTGGTGACGGTCTCGCACCTCAGGCAGAACCCCACCGTGAAAACGGAAATCGCGCAGAAGGGGTATGGCGAGGCCGTTCCCGCCGGCTTCTTCGTCTATCCGGTGTCGCAGGCGGCGGACATCACGGCCTTTGGGGCCCACCTGGTGCATGTAGGGGCCGATCAGCTGCCCATGATCGAGCAGACCCGGGAGATTGTCCGGCGTTTCAACAGTCTGTATGCCCCGGTGCTGGTTGAGCCGCAGGCCCTGGTCGGGGAAACGGCGCGCCTGCCAGGGCTCGACGGTGCCAGCAAGATGGGCAAGTCTTCGGGCAACGCAATTTTCCTGAGCGACCCGGCGGACGAGGTGAAACGCAAGGTGATGGGGATGTTCACAGACCCCCACCACCTGCGGGTGGACGACCCGGGGCGTGTGGACGGCAATCCGGTCTTTACCTATCTGGATGCCTTTGACCCGGACAGGGCCCGATTGCAAGACATGAAGGATCACTACTCGCGCGGTGGACTGGGGGACGTGAAGGTCAAGCGACATCTGCTTGACGTGCTGGAGGAGAGTCTGGCACCCATCCGTCAGCGCCGGGCCGAATTCGCGCGTGATCCGGGCGCGGTGATGGAACTGGTGCGCGAAGGGACCGCGCTCGGCCGTGAGGTCGCAGCACAGACCATGAGCGCGGCCAGAAAAGCCATGACCCTGGATTACTTCACTCAAGCCTGA
- a CDS encoding phage holin family protein, whose amino-acid sequence MGFLLRLLVTALALYVLTRVYSGVTFAPGAGLVSILIAALVMGIVNALIRPVLLLLSLPINVLTLGLFTLVVNAVVLLIVAAVTALNVAGFGAAFIGALLLTIISWVLDAIVGALGLDGGRD is encoded by the coding sequence ATGGGATTCCTGCTGAGGTTGCTGGTGACCGCTCTGGCCCTGTACGTGCTGACCAGGGTTTACAGCGGCGTCACTTTTGCGCCGGGCGCCGGGCTGGTCAGCATACTGATTGCCGCGCTGGTCATGGGCATCGTCAACGCGCTGATCCGGCCTGTGCTGCTTCTGCTGAGCCTGCCTATCAATGTCCTGACGCTGGGCCTGTTCACGCTTGTGGTCAATGCAGTCGTGCTGCTGATCGTGGCTGCCGTGACGGCCCTCAATGTTGCTGGCTTTGGAGCCGCGTTTATCGGCGCTCTGCTGCTGACCATTATTTCGTGGGTGCTTGACGCCATTGTTGGCGCACTGGGCCTGGACGGAGGCCGCGATTAA
- a CDS encoding META domain-containing protein, which translates to MRHFLLVSMLLAVPRSVQAVSSSNASGLKGVTWELTGMVTTDRPIVLAQVPTMKFEGTRVVGQTGCNTFSARASVLTQSMTFGPLFQSRRACTDAERTAQEEGFLNLMQQVIRYELKGTTLTLFSGKAGRLVFRASGNSAAILPPDLQGEWTVARLKTQGGAVALSAPASLNFMMSTDRNLRQFSAATGCNRVFGSLQQSGPVVTFTTSGTTRLTCDVALTAQEGALTEVLNSPLTITRTAQNLVLSSTAGEIHLLRREVAKKP; encoded by the coding sequence GTGCGACACTTCCTCCTGGTCTCCATGCTGCTCGCGGTTCCACGCTCTGTTCAGGCTGTCAGTTCGTCCAATGCATCAGGATTGAAAGGCGTGACCTGGGAACTGACCGGCATGGTCACCACAGACCGTCCAATTGTGCTGGCCCAGGTTCCCACCATGAAGTTCGAGGGGACCCGCGTGGTGGGTCAGACCGGCTGTAACACGTTTTCTGCCCGGGCCAGCGTACTGACCCAGTCCATGACCTTCGGTCCACTCTTTCAGTCACGCCGCGCCTGTACCGACGCAGAGCGCACGGCACAGGAAGAAGGATTCCTGAATCTTATGCAGCAGGTCATACGGTACGAACTGAAGGGCACCACGCTCACCCTCTTCAGTGGTAAAGCCGGCCGGCTGGTCTTCCGCGCATCGGGGAACAGCGCTGCGATTCTTCCTCCGGACCTGCAGGGTGAGTGGACCGTAGCCCGGCTCAAAACTCAGGGCGGTGCCGTCGCCCTGTCCGCTCCCGCAAGCCTGAATTTCATGATGAGTACGGACCGGAACCTGCGCCAGTTCAGTGCAGCCACCGGCTGCAACCGCGTATTCGGCTCCCTTCAGCAAAGCGGCCCGGTCGTAACCTTCACCACGTCAGGTACCACCCGTCTGACCTGTGACGTTGCCCTGACTGCACAGGAAGGGGCTCTAACCGAGGTGCTCAATTCTCCGCTGACCATCACCCGCACCGCACAGAACCTTGTTCTCAGCAGCACGGCTGGAGAGATTCACCTCCTGCGCCGTGAGGTGGCCAAGAAACCCTGA
- the tdh gene encoding L-threonine 3-dehydrogenase has product MKALSKQESREGIWMVDTEVPTPGPNDLLIRVRKGSICGTDVHIYKWDDWAQKTIPVPMVVGHEYVGVVAGMGSEVRGFNLGDRVSGEGHVTCGHCRNCRAGRRHLCRNTLGVGVNRPGSFAEYLVLPAFNAFKLPDDIPDDIAAIFDPFGNAVHTALSFDLVGEDVLVTGAGPIGVMAAAVARHVSARNVVITDVNDYRLDLAREMGVTRAVNVAREDLWSVAQNELGMTEGFDVGLEMSGSGPAFAQMVSVMNNGGKIALLGIPSGDVSIDWNAVIFKMLTIKGIYGREMFETWYKMAALIQSGLDLTPIITHHFSIDDFQQGFDAMLSGQSGKVILDWEKQ; this is encoded by the coding sequence ATGAAGGCGCTCAGCAAGCAGGAGTCCCGAGAAGGGATCTGGATGGTGGACACCGAGGTGCCTACCCCCGGCCCGAACGACCTGCTGATCCGGGTCAGGAAGGGGAGCATCTGCGGCACCGACGTCCATATCTACAAGTGGGACGACTGGGCGCAGAAGACGATTCCGGTGCCCATGGTCGTGGGACACGAATACGTGGGCGTGGTCGCGGGAATGGGCAGTGAGGTTCGCGGGTTCAACCTGGGCGACCGGGTCAGCGGGGAAGGACACGTCACCTGCGGGCACTGCCGCAACTGCCGTGCAGGGAGGCGCCATCTGTGCCGCAACACGCTGGGTGTGGGGGTCAACCGCCCCGGTTCGTTTGCCGAGTATCTGGTGTTGCCGGCGTTCAATGCCTTCAAACTGCCAGATGACATTCCCGACGACATTGCCGCCATCTTCGATCCCTTTGGCAACGCGGTCCACACCGCCCTGAGTTTTGATCTGGTAGGTGAGGACGTGCTGGTGACCGGTGCTGGCCCTATCGGGGTGATGGCGGCCGCCGTAGCCCGGCACGTGAGTGCGCGCAACGTGGTGATTACCGACGTCAACGATTACCGGCTGGACCTGGCCCGCGAGATGGGCGTGACCCGGGCCGTCAATGTGGCCCGTGAGGACCTGTGGTCCGTGGCCCAGAACGAACTCGGGATGACGGAGGGCTTCGACGTGGGCCTGGAGATGAGCGGTTCAGGCCCGGCCTTCGCGCAGATGGTGAGCGTCATGAACAACGGCGGCAAGATCGCACTGCTCGGAATTCCCAGCGGTGACGTGAGCATCGACTGGAACGCCGTGATCTTCAAGATGCTGACCATCAAGGGCATCTACGGCCGTGAAATGTTCGAGACCTGGTACAAGATGGCGGCCCTGATTCAGTCGGGTCTCGACCTGACCCCGATTATCACCCACCACTTCAGCATCGACGACTTCCAGCAGGGATTCGACGCCATGCTCAGTGGCCAGAGCGGCAAGGTTATCCTGGACTGGGAAAAGCAGTAA
- the dnaJ gene encoding molecular chaperone DnaJ: MDYYELLGVAKSASADEIKSAYRKLALKYHPDRNKEAGAAEKFTQINEAYAVLSDAEKRAHYDRFGTAPGAGMPGGDPFGGMGGAGFDPMDIFEQLFGGAVGGRTRRGPARGDDLETEAHISLLQARAGDEIEVSVDRLRECEHCHGTRSEPGGKPPKTCSTCAGAGAVRAQARTIFGIVETQQPCPTCRGEGQIIEDPCTVCKGRGRTLKADTVKVKLPKGIDEGYRIRVAGMGNEGPGGNGDLYVHIEMEAHPELRREQEHLIHTARIGFAKAALGGHVTVPTLDGPQVVEIKPGTQHGDLHRLGGQGMPRLQGRGNGDLIVEYELTVPKPSQLNAEAREALLAYARAVGDEVSDRQESLFDKVGKIFHGK; encoded by the coding sequence ATGGACTACTACGAACTGCTGGGCGTCGCTAAAAGTGCGAGCGCCGATGAAATCAAAAGTGCTTACCGCAAACTCGCCCTGAAGTACCACCCGGACCGCAACAAGGAAGCCGGGGCAGCCGAGAAGTTCACTCAGATCAACGAGGCCTACGCGGTACTCAGTGACGCCGAGAAGCGCGCCCACTACGACCGCTTCGGCACGGCGCCGGGCGCGGGTATGCCGGGCGGTGACCCCTTTGGCGGCATGGGCGGCGCGGGCTTTGACCCCATGGACATCTTCGAGCAGCTGTTCGGGGGAGCCGTGGGCGGCCGCACCCGGCGTGGTCCGGCACGTGGTGACGACCTCGAAACCGAGGCCCACATCTCGCTGCTGCAGGCCAGGGCTGGCGACGAGATCGAGGTCTCGGTAGACCGTCTGCGCGAGTGCGAGCACTGTCACGGGACCCGCAGCGAGCCCGGTGGCAAGCCGCCCAAGACCTGCTCGACCTGTGCCGGGGCAGGAGCGGTCCGCGCCCAGGCGCGCACGATCTTCGGCATTGTGGAGACCCAGCAGCCCTGTCCGACCTGCCGCGGAGAGGGACAGATCATCGAGGATCCCTGCACGGTCTGTAAAGGCCGTGGGCGCACGCTGAAGGCAGACACGGTCAAGGTGAAGCTGCCCAAGGGCATTGACGAGGGCTACCGCATCCGGGTGGCTGGCATGGGCAACGAGGGTCCGGGTGGCAACGGTGACCTGTACGTGCACATTGAGATGGAAGCTCACCCCGAGTTGCGCCGGGAGCAGGAGCACCTGATTCACACCGCACGCATCGGCTTTGCCAAGGCTGCGCTGGGCGGCCACGTGACGGTCCCGACCCTGGACGGCCCCCAGGTCGTCGAGATCAAGCCGGGCACCCAGCACGGCGACCTGCACCGCCTGGGTGGCCAGGGAATGCCCCGCCTTCAGGGACGTGGCAACGGTGACCTGATCGTGGAGTACGAGCTGACCGTCCCCAAACCTTCCCAGCTGAATGCCGAGGCCCGCGAGGCCCTGTTGGCCTACGCCCGGGCCGTGGGCGACGAGGTCAGCGACCGCCAAGAGAGTCTCTTTGACAAGGTCGGCAAGATTTTCCACGGCAAGTAA
- a CDS encoding type IV pilus twitching motility protein PilT, whose amino-acid sequence MTLEELLRELISHRASDIHLQAGSPPMGRIDGVLVPFGTEALMPPDTEALAQTILNPEQWEDFEYRQELDTSYTAPGLGRFRCNVFRQRGAVGVVMRVVSDAVPGFETLGLPADVMRHFADAPRGLVLVTGPTGSGKSTTLASLIDHINRTYAHNIITIEDPIEILHRNKRSLVVQREVGNDTRDFRTALKYAMRQDPDVIMIGEMRDRETVDAALSAAQTGHLVLSTLHTQDSVRTVNRIIEFFAPHEREQVRLQLAESLIGIVSQRLLRRADGVGRVLANEILLNTPLIQDYIRDEDRTPLIKDALLEDNIRGMHTFDQHLVQLYQHNLITFEEATDAATSPHELKLMVTRAGFAS is encoded by the coding sequence ATGACCCTGGAAGAACTGCTGCGCGAACTGATCTCACACCGCGCATCCGACATTCACCTGCAGGCCGGGAGTCCGCCGATGGGCCGGATTGACGGCGTCCTGGTTCCGTTTGGCACTGAAGCGCTGATGCCGCCTGATACTGAGGCCCTGGCCCAGACCATCCTGAACCCGGAGCAGTGGGAGGATTTCGAGTACCGGCAGGAACTTGACACCTCCTACACCGCCCCGGGTCTGGGCCGCTTCCGATGTAACGTCTTCAGGCAGCGCGGCGCAGTGGGCGTGGTGATGCGTGTGGTGTCCGACGCGGTGCCGGGCTTCGAGACCCTGGGCCTGCCGGCCGACGTTATGCGTCATTTCGCGGACGCTCCTCGCGGGCTGGTGCTGGTGACCGGCCCCACCGGCAGCGGCAAAAGTACTACCCTGGCCAGCCTGATCGACCACATCAACCGCACCTACGCGCACAACATCATTACCATCGAGGATCCCATCGAGATCCTGCACCGCAACAAGCGCAGCCTCGTGGTACAGCGCGAGGTCGGCAACGACACCCGGGATTTCCGGACTGCACTCAAATACGCCATGCGGCAGGACCCGGACGTCATCATGATCGGGGAAATGCGTGACCGTGAAACAGTGGACGCCGCGTTGTCGGCCGCGCAGACCGGGCATCTGGTGCTCAGCACCCTGCACACCCAGGATTCGGTCCGGACGGTGAATCGCATCATCGAGTTCTTCGCGCCACACGAACGCGAGCAGGTGCGGCTGCAGCTGGCAGAGTCGCTGATCGGCATTGTCAGCCAGCGTCTGCTGCGCCGCGCAGACGGCGTGGGCCGGGTCCTGGCCAACGAGATTCTGCTGAACACCCCCCTCATCCAGGACTACATCCGTGATGAGGACCGTACCCCGCTGATCAAGGACGCCCTCCTGGAAGACAACATCCGCGGCATGCATACCTTTGATCAGCATCTGGTGCAGCTGTATCAGCACAATCTGATCACCTTCGAAGAGGCCACCGACGCGGCGACCAGCCCGCATGAGCTCAAGCTGATGGTCACGCGCGCGGGATTTGCTTCCTGA
- a CDS encoding ribose-phosphate diphosphokinase — protein sequence MHPEDSTLSVPHRPPTNLLQSRRSPLLVFAGQSNRPLAQAICDNLGVPLGRSETVKFTNDNLIVHYEQSLREGDVFIVQTFSTPVSDAIMELMLMIDAAKSASAGRVTAVIPYYSYARSDKKDSPRISIAGRLVADLLQEAGADRILTMTLHAPQVHGFFKVPVDHLSADVVLSEHFKKSVTDSHDGVVLAPDAGSIKRASQIARRLDSGLAMIDKERLSDTEVRPRALIGDVRDKTVFIVDDEISTAGSLVETVNIAREMGAKDVYVAVTHGVYTGPAIQRIAGLDVTQVASCNTVHVPESKIEGANGRLAVLDVAPLFANAIRNIHTGDSVSTLFS from the coding sequence ATGCACCCGGAGGATTCTACCTTGTCCGTTCCACATCGCCCCCCGACCAACCTGCTTCAAAGCCGCCGCTCCCCGTTGCTGGTGTTTGCTGGTCAGAGCAACCGCCCCCTTGCCCAGGCCATCTGCGACAACCTGGGTGTGCCGCTGGGGCGAAGCGAAACCGTGAAATTCACCAACGACAACCTGATCGTGCACTACGAGCAGTCCCTGCGCGAGGGCGACGTCTTTATCGTGCAGACGTTCTCCACGCCGGTGAGTGACGCGATCATGGAACTGATGCTGATGATCGACGCGGCCAAAAGTGCGAGTGCCGGGCGTGTGACAGCTGTGATTCCCTATTACTCGTATGCCCGCAGCGACAAGAAGGACAGCCCACGTATCTCCATCGCGGGGCGACTGGTGGCGGACCTGCTGCAGGAAGCCGGCGCGGACCGCATCCTGACCATGACGCTGCATGCGCCTCAGGTTCACGGGTTTTTCAAGGTGCCGGTGGATCACCTTTCGGCGGACGTGGTGCTCAGCGAGCACTTCAAGAAGTCCGTTACCGACTCGCACGACGGCGTGGTGCTGGCCCCCGACGCTGGCAGCATCAAGCGCGCTTCCCAGATCGCGAGGCGCCTGGACAGTGGACTGGCCATGATCGACAAGGAGCGTCTCTCCGATACCGAGGTGCGTCCCCGCGCCCTGATCGGCGATGTCAGGGACAAGACAGTCTTTATCGTGGATGACGAGATCAGTACCGCCGGTTCGCTGGTCGAGACGGTCAACATTGCCCGCGAAATGGGGGCCAAGGATGTGTACGTCGCGGTGACCCACGGCGTGTACACCGGGCCGGCCATCCAGCGCATCGCGGGACTGGACGTAACCCAGGTGGCCAGCTGTAACACGGTTCATGTCCCGGAGTCCAAGATCGAGGGGGCCAACGGGCGTCTGGCCGTGCTGGACGTGGCGCCGCTGTTTGCCAACGCCATCCGCAATATTCATACCGGAGACAGCGTCAGCACCCTGTTCAGCTGA
- a CDS encoding alpha-amylase family glycosyl hydrolase: MKRRLGSLLAISLVLAACGSTSTSNDPDPFLGPQAISGTNIDTWRRQIIYLSLPDRFFNGNTGNDTLGQPYCLDRNSPYKFHGGDLSGLRQKISYIKGLGAGTLWTTPVYAQVPEVNPGTSTASCGYHGYWPNFKNPSDLAVEPKLGTGSELSGLITDLHNNGMRYMMDMVANHAGYGASVAKTNPGWFHSNCTGDDINCPLAGLPDFRQEDSTVATYLTNLSKNWTSTYGIDAIRMDTAKHVPMNYWQYNWIPGVLNARPNTFLLAEAFVTGSASQIKPYYDAGFDSAFNFPLRSALVSSIAKAGSMDTLASSVQDYVGTLGMNRALLTVNLLDNHDVPRFLNEPGYGVAEDEIRRRYHMALGALMTLPGIPQLYYGNEIAMYGGGDPDNRRDMPSWAWTSTGRSGTYSGFLPNPGLTFNLVQKLSSVRTNNPGLWKGSYAEMWRPNGGTNVFAFYRGYSDSTTGSRLIVAFNNNVTSASVTLNIGANTGISSADRSYLANRVFDDQAGQGALATVTSSNGSVTVSLPGKSFAIYRAR; encoded by the coding sequence GTGAAACGTCGTCTGGGCAGTCTGCTGGCCATCTCTCTTGTTCTTGCTGCTTGTGGAAGCACTTCCACATCAAATGATCCTGACCCTTTCCTTGGCCCACAGGCCATCAGTGGAACCAATATTGATACCTGGCGCCGGCAGATCATCTACCTGAGCCTGCCGGACCGCTTTTTCAACGGCAACACTGGCAACGACACGCTGGGTCAACCGTACTGCCTCGACCGCAACAGTCCCTATAAGTTCCACGGGGGCGACCTGTCGGGCCTCCGCCAGAAAATTTCGTACATCAAGGGCCTGGGGGCCGGCACCCTCTGGACCACGCCAGTCTATGCCCAGGTTCCCGAAGTCAATCCGGGGACATCCACCGCGTCGTGCGGCTACCACGGCTACTGGCCGAACTTCAAAAACCCCAGTGACCTCGCTGTCGAGCCCAAGCTCGGCACCGGCAGCGAACTCAGCGGCCTGATTACCGACCTGCACAACAACGGCATGCGCTACATGATGGATATGGTGGCCAATCATGCCGGCTACGGCGCCAGTGTCGCCAAAACCAACCCTGGATGGTTTCACAGCAACTGCACCGGCGACGACATCAACTGCCCGCTGGCAGGCCTGCCCGACTTCCGCCAGGAAGACAGCACCGTGGCGACCTACCTGACCAACCTCAGCAAGAACTGGACCAGTACCTACGGCATTGACGCGATCCGCATGGACACAGCCAAACACGTACCCATGAACTACTGGCAGTACAACTGGATTCCCGGAGTGCTCAACGCCCGCCCGAACACCTTCCTGCTGGCGGAGGCCTTCGTTACCGGCAGCGCCTCGCAGATCAAGCCCTACTACGACGCCGGATTTGACAGCGCCTTCAACTTTCCACTGCGCAGCGCCCTGGTCAGCAGCATCGCCAAGGCCGGCAGCATGGACACCCTGGCCAGCAGCGTTCAGGACTATGTTGGCACGCTCGGGATGAACCGCGCCCTGCTGACCGTCAATCTGCTGGACAACCACGACGTGCCCCGCTTCCTCAACGAACCCGGCTATGGGGTCGCGGAGGACGAGATTCGCCGCCGCTACCATATGGCGCTGGGCGCCCTGATGACCCTGCCCGGCATCCCGCAGCTGTACTACGGCAACGAGATCGCCATGTACGGCGGCGGAGACCCCGACAACCGCCGTGACATGCCGTCGTGGGCCTGGACCAGCACCGGCCGCAGCGGCACCTACAGCGGCTTTCTACCCAATCCCGGGCTGACCTTCAACCTGGTTCAGAAACTTTCGAGCGTACGAACCAACAACCCAGGGCTGTGGAAGGGTTCCTACGCAGAGATGTGGCGTCCCAATGGTGGGACCAACGTATTTGCCTTCTACCGTGGCTACAGCGACAGCACGACTGGCAGCCGCCTGATCGTGGCCTTCAACAACAACGTCACCTCGGCCAGTGTGACCCTCAACATCGGGGCCAACACCGGGATCAGCAGTGCCGACCGCAGCTACCTCGCCAACCGCGTCTTTGACGATCAGGCGGGACAGGGTGCGCTGGCCACGGTGACCAGCAGCAACGGCTCCGTGACGGTCAGCCTGCCCGGCAAATCGTTCGCCATCTACAGGGCCCGGTAA
- a CDS encoding phytoene desaturase family protein, which produces MTRLDAVVVGAGPNGLAAAVTLARAGLKVQVLEAHARPGGGASSAPLTLPGFVHDVGSAIHPLTAASPAFRQWPLHAFGLDWIQPPAPVAHALSATRTVTLERSLDATIDALGPDGPVYRRLMAPLLSDWEGLLHDILRPLVRVPSHPLTLARFGLRGLPSAQRAGRAVFKTPEARALWAGLAAHTALPLSTPGTAAATVVLALLAHAVGWPFPKGGAQAIPDALCAYLRFLGGEVVTGVSVRTAADLPDARAILVDSSPQVLLNLLGQRAPSNYREALGRFRYGAGVQKFDYALEGPVPWADPRMTRAGTLHLGGPEQDVLTSEAGLRAGVSARPYVLAAQHTLFDASRAPAGNHTFWAYVHVPHGSGTDVSGTAEAQIERFAPGFSRRILARHVTTAPALEAFSPVFRGGDVNGGAGTLWGLLARPYLGLTPYRTPVRGWYLCSSSTPPGGGVHGMAGYHAALTALRDEFGIHEVP; this is translated from the coding sequence ATGACCCGGCTCGACGCGGTGGTGGTGGGCGCTGGTCCAAATGGACTTGCTGCCGCCGTTACCCTGGCGCGGGCCGGACTCAAGGTTCAGGTCCTGGAAGCCCATGCCCGGCCCGGCGGTGGGGCCAGCAGCGCACCACTGACGCTGCCCGGCTTCGTGCATGACGTGGGGTCAGCGATTCATCCGCTGACCGCCGCCAGTCCTGCCTTCCGGCAGTGGCCGCTGCACGCGTTCGGGCTGGACTGGATTCAGCCCCCGGCGCCGGTGGCCCATGCTCTTTCGGCCACGCGGACGGTCACCCTGGAGCGCAGCCTGGACGCCACCATCGACGCACTGGGCCCAGACGGCCCGGTCTACCGGCGGCTGATGGCTCCGCTGCTTTCGGACTGGGAAGGGTTGCTGCACGACATTCTGCGGCCGCTCGTCCGCGTCCCGTCTCATCCTCTGACCCTGGCACGCTTTGGACTGCGTGGTTTGCCATCTGCGCAGCGGGCTGGCCGCGCCGTGTTCAAGACGCCCGAGGCCCGCGCGCTCTGGGCCGGGCTGGCTGCGCATACCGCGCTGCCGTTATCTACCCCCGGTACGGCGGCAGCGACGGTGGTTCTGGCCCTGCTGGCTCATGCCGTGGGCTGGCCCTTTCCAAAGGGAGGTGCCCAGGCCATTCCGGATGCGCTGTGTGCCTACCTGCGTTTCCTGGGCGGGGAGGTCGTGACTGGGGTGAGTGTTCGTACCGCCGCCGACCTGCCGGATGCGCGGGCCATCCTGGTAGACAGCAGTCCTCAGGTCCTGCTGAACCTGCTCGGGCAGCGTGCCCCTTCCAACTACCGAGAGGCGCTGGGCCGGTTCCGCTACGGCGCAGGCGTGCAGAAGTTCGATTACGCGCTGGAAGGCCCCGTTCCCTGGGCCGATCCACGCATGACCCGTGCTGGCACCCTGCATCTGGGCGGCCCTGAACAGGATGTGCTGACCTCAGAAGCCGGGCTGCGCGCAGGGGTCTCAGCCCGGCCGTACGTGCTGGCCGCGCAACATACGTTGTTTGACGCCAGTCGGGCCCCGGCTGGCAATCACACCTTCTGGGCATATGTGCATGTGCCACACGGCAGCGGTACCGATGTGAGCGGCACGGCCGAGGCCCAGATCGAGCGCTTTGCTCCGGGATTCAGCAGGCGGATCCTGGCGCGGCACGTCACGACAGCCCCTGCTCTTGAGGCGTTCAGCCCGGTATTCCGTGGTGGCGACGTCAACGGTGGAGCCGGAACCCTGTGGGGGCTGCTGGCCCGGCCGTACCTGGGGCTGACCCCCTACCGCACACCGGTACGAGGCTGGTATCTGTGCAGCAGCAGCACACCTCCAGGCGGCGGTGTTCATGGTATGGCCGGGTATCACGCGGCCCTGACTGCCTTACGTGACGAGTTCGGTATTCACGAGGTGCCGTAA